In Actinoplanes sp. NBC_00393, a single genomic region encodes these proteins:
- a CDS encoding DivIVA domain-containing protein: MSLTPADIHNTEFAKAPLGRRGYDGNDVDCFLDEAIGEMIRLLEENEALRHRLDARAPVRASDGPRRVDRAELSAATAALGHAQRACDRAEREARHVRKQFDEAYRAAAAAATVRGEASPERVLRMAQHTADGYVGEARDKSRMLLTEAREQAGRVLRDARDAAAAIDRRSHDQQNEAATDLATGRARMVRDIDDLTRLAAGYHSALKRHLHHQGGLIDGTAGK, translated from the coding sequence ATGTCCCTGACGCCGGCCGACATCCACAATACGGAGTTCGCGAAGGCTCCCCTCGGCCGGCGTGGCTACGACGGGAACGATGTCGACTGCTTCCTTGACGAGGCCATCGGAGAGATGATCAGGCTGCTCGAGGAGAACGAAGCGTTGCGCCACAGGCTCGACGCCCGCGCACCGGTGAGAGCGTCGGACGGGCCACGTCGAGTTGACCGAGCCGAGTTGTCCGCGGCGACGGCAGCACTCGGGCACGCCCAGCGAGCATGCGACCGCGCCGAGCGCGAGGCCCGGCACGTACGGAAGCAGTTCGACGAGGCGTACCGGGCCGCCGCTGCGGCGGCCACTGTCCGCGGCGAGGCGTCCCCGGAACGGGTTCTGAGGATGGCGCAGCACACCGCTGACGGGTATGTGGGTGAGGCTCGGGACAAATCCCGGATGCTGCTCACGGAGGCCCGCGAGCAGGCCGGCCGCGTGCTTCGTGATGCCCGGGACGCGGCCGCCGCCATCGACCGGAGATCCCACGACCAGCAGAACGAGGCGGCGACCGACCTGGCAACCGGCCGGGCGCGCATGGTCCGTGACATCGACGATCTGACTCGCCTGGCCGCGGGATACCACAGCGCCCTGAAACGCCATCTGCACCACCAGGGAGGACTCATCGACGGCACGGCCGGCAAGTGA